One window of Isachenkonia alkalipeptolytica genomic DNA carries:
- a CDS encoding transporter substrate-binding domain-containing protein: protein MKLKKNSLRGGSATIFFMAIILLIMISSSFVTAEVEAEPEEEPRFIFAFDPHLPPIQYMEDGTAAGYSVEIMDRVAEVEGFEIEYLPMTLSESKSALEREEIDGILGINYSSDRAEDMEFSESFLNSSVAMFVAGEHTGKIENIVDLSGYTVAIQEDTVEYSFLNSFRGIQFNVASNQTYALELLALGRGDVFIGDRVVGQYLINDSERAHNIDMVTGYLLPSEYTIAAQKDDYPLIGRINQGLQTIRNDGSYSEIYNRWFEEDRLLLQRRFDLVMRVLTIGGFLILVVFIGGLLWNKQLKKQVDRKTLDLQKTNRKLEKQINKTKNSNLLRDQILENTPRGVIMLNTEGKILSVNPAGEELANMKGDYTGTLYRNVPLFEDLLKDRFKEVLEEKRVYTGIEKDLKHHRGKWMTVGASTYPLLNFENRAIGLILTLEDITKEKKLRAQLFEKEKARALNRIVAGIAHEIRNPVTSIKTFVELIPGKIENPRFRKEIVNYVPKELDRVNRLIENLIDYAKPKSIHQTLVYPHEVIQSCIVLYEGIIRKKNFNIGMDLEENVSLYVDPNQLKQVMINLILNGIEAMEEGSEEQGIGKGDKPGILIRSYGKENKGIIEVLDEGIGMTAEALEVACDPFYTTKEKGTGLGLALSKQYIEENGGEMIIESIYQKGTTISLIFDQAVDIDGGDQRG, encoded by the coding sequence ATGAAACTCAAGAAAAATTCCCTCCGGGGAGGTTCGGCGACCATTTTTTTTATGGCGATCATCCTGCTTATAATGATAAGTTCTTCCTTCGTGACGGCTGAAGTGGAGGCTGAACCGGAAGAGGAACCTCGGTTTATATTTGCCTTTGACCCTCATCTACCACCGATACAATATATGGAAGACGGTACTGCCGCAGGATACAGTGTGGAAATAATGGATCGTGTGGCCGAGGTGGAAGGGTTTGAAATAGAATACCTTCCCATGACCTTATCGGAAAGCAAAAGCGCCTTAGAGAGGGAAGAAATTGACGGAATTCTGGGGATTAACTATTCCTCGGATCGGGCGGAAGACATGGAGTTCAGTGAAAGTTTTTTAAACTCCTCGGTGGCCATGTTTGTTGCAGGAGAACACACCGGTAAAATAGAAAATATCGTTGATTTATCCGGGTATACAGTAGCCATTCAGGAGGATACGGTGGAATATAGTTTTTTGAATAGTTTTAGAGGCATTCAATTCAATGTTGCCTCTAATCAAACCTATGCCCTGGAGCTTCTTGCCCTTGGTCGGGGAGACGTGTTTATCGGAGACCGGGTGGTCGGGCAGTATTTAATCAATGATAGTGAGAGAGCACATAATATTGACATGGTCACGGGCTATCTCTTGCCCTCCGAGTATACCATTGCGGCACAAAAGGATGACTATCCGTTAATAGGTAGGATCAATCAAGGGTTGCAGACCATACGGAATGACGGGAGTTACAGTGAAATTTACAATCGCTGGTTTGAAGAGGACCGGCTGCTGTTGCAAAGACGATTTGATTTAGTCATGCGGGTGCTTACCATCGGCGGTTTTCTTATTCTTGTGGTTTTTATAGGAGGCTTACTGTGGAATAAACAGCTTAAGAAACAAGTGGATCGGAAAACCCTGGATCTTCAAAAGACCAACCGGAAGCTGGAAAAACAAATAAACAAAACCAAAAACTCCAATCTGTTAAGAGATCAAATACTGGAGAACACGCCAAGGGGCGTTATAATGTTAAATACTGAGGGGAAAATCCTTTCCGTGAATCCTGCGGGGGAGGAACTTGCAAATATGAAAGGGGATTACACAGGAACCCTTTACCGGAACGTTCCGTTGTTTGAGGATCTTCTCAAGGACAGGTTTAAGGAAGTTCTGGAAGAAAAGAGGGTATACACAGGAATTGAAAAGGACTTGAAACATCACAGAGGAAAGTGGATGACCGTGGGAGCAAGCACTTATCCCCTGTTGAACTTTGAAAATCGGGCCATCGGCTTAATACTGACCTTAGAGGACATCACAAAGGAGAAGAAACTCCGGGCGCAATTGTTTGAAAAGGAAAAAGCCAGAGCATTAAACCGTATCGTTGCCGGGATAGCCCATGAAATTCGAAACCCCGTCACCTCTATTAAAACCTTTGTGGAACTGATTCCGGGAAAGATTGAGAACCCGAGGTTCCGTAAAGAAATTGTAAACTATGTACCGAAGGAGCTGGACCGGGTAAATCGGCTAATTGAAAATCTCATCGATTATGCGAAACCGAAATCCATTCACCAGACCCTGGTGTATCCCCATGAGGTGATACAGTCCTGTATCGTTCTTTACGAGGGGATCATCCGTAAAAAGAATTTTAACATCGGTATGGACCTCGAGGAGAACGTATCCCTCTATGTGGACCCTAATCAGCTTAAACAAGTGATGATCAATCTGATCCTCAATGGGATCGAGGCCATGGAAGAAGGTTCAGAGGAGCAGGGGATTGGGAAAGGGGATAAGCCCGGCATCCTCATCCGCTCATATGGAAAAGAAAACAAAGGGATCATAGAAGTGCTGGATGAAGGGATCGGAATGACGGCGGAGGCCTTAGAGGTTGCCTGTGATCCTTTTTACACCACCAAGGAAAAAGGAACCGGTTTAGGCCTTGCTTTATCGAAGCAGTATATCGAAGAAAACGGGGGAGAAATGATCATAGAAAGTATTTACCAAAAAGGAACGACGATCAGTCTGATCTTTGATCAGGCGGTGGATATTGACGGAGGTGATCAGCGTGGATAA
- a CDS encoding patatin-like phospholipase family protein: protein MKNAGLVLEGGGMRGLYTSGVLDFFMEKGLYFPYVIGVSAGACNALSYISRQPGRSHDININYANDPRYINYTNLLKGKGLFNMEFAFNDIPDHLIPFDYRAFEEASERLVIPATDCNTGKAVYFEKDKCKSIYTAAKASSSLPFVSKMVSLEGYQLLDGGIADPIPIVKSLKDGNTFNVVVLTRHKGYRKSPSVLQKLAKTTYMKNKELAEAICNRYKVYNDTLDYIEKLERENKVLVFRPRKSVEIDRVERDVEKLKNLYWEGYHDAKREFDHLEGPRASC, encoded by the coding sequence ATGAAAAATGCAGGGTTGGTGTTAGAAGGGGGAGGCATGAGAGGGCTGTATACATCCGGTGTACTGGATTTTTTCATGGAGAAGGGACTGTATTTTCCCTATGTAATCGGGGTTTCTGCCGGGGCCTGCAATGCCCTTTCTTATATATCCAGGCAGCCGGGTAGGAGTCATGATATCAATATCAATTATGCCAATGATCCCCGATATATTAATTATACCAATTTATTAAAAGGAAAAGGGCTCTTTAATATGGAGTTCGCCTTTAATGACATACCGGATCATTTAATTCCCTTTGATTACCGGGCATTCGAAGAGGCATCGGAAAGATTGGTGATTCCTGCAACGGATTGCAATACTGGGAAAGCGGTGTACTTCGAGAAAGATAAGTGCAAAAGTATCTATACTGCGGCAAAAGCATCCAGCAGTCTGCCCTTCGTTTCAAAAATGGTTTCCCTGGAAGGGTATCAACTGCTGGACGGAGGCATTGCGGATCCCATACCCATTGTGAAGTCCCTAAAGGATGGGAACACCTTCAATGTGGTAGTCTTAACAAGGCATAAGGGATACCGAAAAAGCCCTTCGGTCCTTCAAAAACTGGCGAAGACCACCTATATGAAAAACAAAGAATTGGCTGAGGCGATCTGTAACCGGTATAAGGTCTACAATGATACGCTGGACTACATTGAAAAATTGGAAAGGGAAAATAAAGTGCTGGTTTTCCGGCCGAGAAAATCCGTAGAGATTGACCGGGTTGAACGGGATGTGGAAAAGTTGAAAAACTTGTATTGGGAAGGGTACCATGATGCAAAAAGAGAATTTGACCATTTGGAAGGACCAAGGGCTTCTTGTTGA
- a CDS encoding dodecin family protein, whose amino-acid sequence MAVVKVIEVLAQSTEGWEAATQEAVNEVSKSVDNIESVYVKDFQAIVENNQVVKYRVNAKVSFLVK is encoded by the coding sequence ATGGCAGTAGTTAAAGTTATTGAAGTTTTAGCTCAATCCACAGAAGGCTGGGAAGCTGCTACACAGGAAGCCGTAAATGAGGTATCCAAATCAGTGGATAATATTGAATCGGTTTATGTAAAGGATTTCCAAGCTATAGTTGAAAACAATCAGGTTGTTAAATATCGAGTGAATGCGAAGGTTTCCTTTCTCGTTAAGTAA